From Gammaproteobacteria bacterium, the proteins below share one genomic window:
- the phaR gene encoding polyhydroxyalkanoate synthesis repressor PhaR translates to MSDEVEPRIIKKYPNRRLYDTVESQYITLQQIRDLVLAEVPFTVIDQKSEEDITRSILLQIILEQESETNPLFSNDNLERFIRYYHTGAHKGFSEFIGQGLNFFQQQQSEFRKAMEGMTSHSPVSFWTDMTQKNIDAWRQMMGLGPDKDDPDKS, encoded by the coding sequence GTGAGCGACGAAGTCGAACCCAGAATCATCAAGAAATATCCCAATCGGCGACTCTACGATACCGTGGAAAGCCAGTACATCACGCTACAACAAATCCGTGACCTGGTGCTTGCCGAGGTGCCATTTACCGTCATCGATCAAAAAAGCGAGGAAGATATCACCCGCAGTATCCTGCTGCAGATTATCCTGGAGCAAGAATCCGAAACTAACCCGCTATTCTCAAACGATAACCTCGAGCGTTTTATTCGCTATTACCATACCGGTGCACACAAGGGTTTTTCCGAATTTATCGGGCAGGGTCTGAATTTTTTCCAGCAGCAGCAGAGTGAATTTCGCAAGGCAATGGAAGGCATGACCAGCCATAGCCCGGTATCGTTCTGGACCGATATGACGCAGAAAAACATCGATGCATGGCGCCAGATGATGGGCCTCGGA